Proteins encoded in a region of the Mycobacterium sp. 050128 genome:
- a CDS encoding ABC1 kinase family protein, whose product MGTQDPLPQGRLRRALPVAGLTARTAGGAVVATLRAKTGDADAMANFHERAAERYTELLGHSKGVLMKAGQLLSMLDSSAIGSGGFSPYQKALTRLQADAPPMDPTLAKEVLCDDLGRHTDEVFAEFADQPMAAASIGQVHHAVLHDGRHVAVKIQYPGAAQAIRQDLANTELLAAFFQLAASVSGVALPANPREAAHEIAARIFEETDYRQEAANINAFSQLYRGHPFIRIPEVIDKASGNRVLTMTYLDGLDWAAAQQADQELKNRWAEAIWRFVGGSYRHANLLHGDPHPGNYRFGTDGQVGFLDFGCVTVVSERRRRPFVEMVRAAIDGRKHDMHALMIKAGLFEADSTLTADETYQLMAEIGYEFLAPQPVTFTPDSLARGIRGMVDLRSPNHPVRRMSVPDDLVFFSRHNLIMNPLFARLKATLHVRAIMDDMDGVAEPITPLGKQHHNWLRQRGLPFGLEMHDHP is encoded by the coding sequence ATGGGCACGCAGGATCCGCTACCTCAGGGCAGGCTCCGCCGCGCCCTGCCAGTGGCAGGATTGACCGCGCGGACCGCAGGTGGCGCGGTCGTTGCCACACTTCGCGCGAAGACCGGCGATGCCGACGCGATGGCGAACTTTCACGAACGCGCCGCGGAACGCTATACCGAGCTCCTCGGCCATTCCAAGGGTGTGCTGATGAAAGCCGGCCAGCTGCTATCGATGCTCGACAGCAGTGCCATCGGCAGCGGCGGCTTTTCGCCGTATCAGAAAGCATTGACGCGACTGCAGGCCGACGCGCCACCTATGGATCCAACCCTGGCCAAAGAGGTCCTGTGTGACGATCTGGGTCGCCACACAGACGAGGTTTTCGCCGAATTCGCCGACCAACCGATGGCGGCCGCATCAATAGGGCAAGTCCACCACGCGGTTCTGCACGACGGCAGACACGTCGCGGTCAAAATTCAATACCCGGGCGCGGCTCAAGCGATCCGCCAGGATCTGGCCAACACCGAACTGCTCGCGGCGTTTTTTCAACTCGCGGCTTCAGTGTCGGGTGTCGCGCTGCCGGCCAATCCTCGGGAGGCGGCGCACGAGATCGCGGCGCGGATCTTCGAGGAAACCGACTACCGCCAAGAGGCGGCCAACATCAACGCTTTCAGTCAGCTCTACCGCGGGCACCCCTTCATCCGCATCCCCGAGGTCATCGACAAGGCATCCGGTAATCGGGTACTGACCATGACCTATCTCGACGGACTCGACTGGGCCGCGGCGCAACAAGCTGACCAAGAACTCAAAAACAGGTGGGCTGAAGCCATTTGGCGGTTCGTTGGCGGTTCCTATCGGCACGCAAATCTGTTACACGGCGATCCCCATCCTGGGAACTATCGCTTCGGTACGGACGGCCAGGTCGGATTCCTCGACTTCGGCTGCGTCACCGTAGTTTCCGAGCGCAGACGACGGCCCTTCGTTGAGATGGTTCGGGCGGCAATTGACGGACGCAAGCACGATATGCACGCCTTGATGATCAAGGCCGGCTTGTTCGAGGCCGATTCCACATTGACCGCCGATGAGACATATCAGTTGATGGCGGAAATCGGATATGAATTCCTCGCGCCCCAGCCAGTAACATTTACCCCCGATTCCCTAGCGCGCGGGATCCGTGGCATGGTCGATCTGCGCTCGCCTAACCATCCTGTTCGTCGCATGTCGGTCCCCGACGACTTGGTCTTCTTCTCGCGCCACAACCTGATCATGAACCCACTCTTTGCCAGGCTGAAAGCCACCCTGCACGTCCGCGCAATCATGGACGACATGGACGGCGTCGCCGAACCGATAACTCCGCTCGGCAAGCAGCATCACAACTGGCTGCGCCAGCGTGGCTTACCGTTTGGGCTAGAAATGCATGACCATCCCTAG
- a CDS encoding MlaE family ABC transporter permease, translating to MVTTSETLTGYLRDRLTPPLTMVGGFFRMCVLTGKALFRRPFQWREFVQQCWFIMRVAFLPTIMVAIPLTVLLIFTLNVLLAQFGAADLSGAGAAIGAVTQLGPQVTVLVVAGAGATAICADLGARTIREEIDAMEVLGIDPIHRLVVPRVIAATLVSTLLNGLVITVGLIGGYLFGVYLQNVSRGAYLATLTTITGLPEVVIAMIKAASFGLIAGLVGCYRGLTVRGGSKGLGTAVNETVVLCVVALFAVNVVLTSIGVRFGTGH from the coding sequence ATGGTCACGACGTCAGAGACGCTCACCGGTTACCTGCGCGACCGTTTGACACCCCCTCTTACAATGGTTGGCGGCTTCTTTCGCATGTGCGTGCTGACCGGAAAAGCGCTGTTCCGTCGGCCATTTCAATGGCGCGAATTCGTCCAGCAATGCTGGTTCATCATGCGGGTGGCGTTTCTGCCGACCATCATGGTCGCGATTCCGCTGACCGTCCTTCTCATTTTCACCCTCAACGTTCTGTTGGCCCAGTTCGGTGCCGCCGACCTATCCGGTGCAGGCGCAGCAATCGGTGCGGTCACCCAACTCGGGCCTCAGGTCACGGTGCTGGTAGTAGCCGGGGCCGGGGCCACAGCAATCTGCGCAGACCTCGGTGCTCGCACCATCCGCGAAGAAATCGACGCGATGGAAGTGCTCGGCATCGACCCCATCCACCGGCTCGTTGTGCCCCGGGTCATCGCCGCAACCCTGGTCTCAACACTGCTCAACGGACTAGTCATCACCGTCGGCCTAATCGGCGGCTACCTCTTCGGCGTCTACCTGCAAAACGTGTCGCGCGGCGCCTATCTCGCCACCCTGACCACCATCACCGGCCTGCCAGAAGTGGTCATCGCGATGATCAAAGCAGCATCATTTGGTCTCATCGCCGGCTTGGTCGGCTGTTACCGCGGACTCACCGTCCGCGGTGGCTCCAAAGGCCTTGGCACCGCCGTCAACGAAACCGTCGTGCTATGCGTGGTCGCCCTTTTCGCTGTCAACGTCGTGCTCACCAGCATCGGCGTACGTTTCGGCACCGGACACTGA
- a CDS encoding AlbA family DNA-binding domain-containing protein: MGLNLDMNVSFRHSHRFGELVEAIYYATSVSTPETHWVEWKSTLDFSKAKDKVSAAKAIIAFANRDPANAARECEGEGYLVVGVAPDGVLGGVAVHDAADLAGMLRTYVDGPHWDVDYVEFHGQDVLIITVAPPHPGHRIHSLVKDYESYRSGTVFRRGISGSEPATHRELNELQNRLLQDPPVSDSDAFDEAIGSGNYRLAGRLMRSAARGVINVCSDPEQFPPGFASRVPTEQITRYVEIADGYREAASPLLPLVIEGCRVESTSLEVEYRQVITALAEPRPLVQESGSLITSVRNQQLEALALLPATLTMYAGTIAAVEHENYGAIRALTVDATVDWSLFTNRKVAVLDKAGPWEIVGHERHLGLALRAAQTGVLTEQLLDALAAGRLPRRPVYAVSAFLFDALRTYFPDHTDSQYLRLFDAAEIFFCLIVTDLAAQRNPGLLDQPWLGLFVTHAAESHPFDETQVAHMLADARSAGDQWPPVEAGLFGGSKKRLQEAVDTVWTATVAELRHGPF; the protein is encoded by the coding sequence ATGGGTCTCAACCTCGACATGAATGTGTCATTTCGACACAGCCATCGCTTCGGCGAACTCGTCGAAGCGATTTATTACGCCACTTCGGTCTCGACGCCCGAAACCCATTGGGTGGAGTGGAAAAGCACCCTGGACTTCTCCAAGGCGAAGGACAAGGTGAGCGCGGCCAAAGCGATCATCGCTTTCGCCAATCGCGACCCGGCGAACGCGGCCCGCGAGTGCGAGGGCGAAGGGTACCTCGTCGTGGGCGTTGCGCCTGACGGCGTGCTCGGCGGCGTCGCGGTGCACGACGCGGCCGATCTCGCCGGGATGCTGCGAACCTACGTCGACGGACCACACTGGGACGTCGACTACGTCGAATTCCACGGGCAAGACGTCCTGATCATCACGGTCGCACCGCCGCATCCCGGCCACCGGATCCACTCCCTGGTCAAGGACTACGAAAGCTACAGGTCCGGAACCGTTTTCCGCCGCGGCATCTCCGGCTCCGAGCCAGCAACCCATCGGGAACTCAACGAGCTGCAGAACCGGCTCCTGCAGGACCCTCCGGTCTCTGACAGCGACGCGTTCGACGAGGCGATCGGTAGCGGCAACTACCGGTTGGCTGGCCGCCTGATGCGCAGCGCCGCCCGCGGTGTGATCAACGTATGCAGCGACCCTGAACAGTTTCCACCCGGCTTCGCCAGTCGAGTGCCGACGGAGCAGATCACCCGATATGTCGAGATCGCTGATGGCTACCGCGAGGCCGCGTCGCCTTTGCTTCCTCTCGTCATCGAGGGCTGTCGGGTCGAAAGCACTTCGCTTGAAGTCGAGTATCGACAGGTCATCACCGCACTCGCCGAGCCGAGACCGCTTGTCCAAGAGAGTGGTTCGCTCATCACAAGTGTCCGAAACCAACAACTGGAGGCGTTGGCACTGCTGCCAGCGACGCTCACGATGTACGCTGGCACGATCGCGGCAGTTGAACACGAGAACTACGGCGCCATCCGCGCTCTGACCGTCGATGCCACCGTCGATTGGTCCCTTTTTACGAACCGCAAGGTGGCGGTCCTCGATAAGGCTGGCCCCTGGGAGATTGTCGGCCACGAGCGGCATCTCGGACTTGCCCTGCGTGCCGCCCAGACAGGTGTACTCACCGAACAGCTGCTGGACGCCCTCGCAGCGGGTCGACTTCCGCGCCGACCGGTCTACGCAGTCTCGGCCTTCTTGTTCGATGCGCTGCGGACGTACTTTCCCGACCACACCGATTCCCAGTACCTCAGGCTGTTCGATGCCGCCGAGATCTTTTTCTGCCTTATAGTCACCGATCTGGCGGCTCAACGTAACCCAGGCCTCCTCGACCAGCCCTGGCTGGGGCTGTTCGTCACGCACGCGGCCGAGAGTCACCCCTTCGATGAGACTCAGGTCGCGCACATGTTGGCGGATGCACGAAGCGCGGGCGATCAGTGGCCACCCGTAGAAGCCGGTCTGTTCGGGGGATCAAAGAAACGGCTACAGGAAGCCGTAGACACCGTGTGGACGGCCACCGTGGCGGAGCTGCGCCACGGACCTTTCTGA
- a CDS encoding helix-turn-helix domain-containing protein translates to MRLFSEQGYQETSVAQIEAAAGLAPGSGALYNHFKSKEALLEAGIDRQLDRRNALRDIRALFAGLGDLRSELTMLGRYMLAVLDEETQLLQIASRVPSNRSKARLTDAYAALFDGLYAELSNWVQSWVPAVDKQGAATVAAVAVNALLGKRATRTLFGATATDLPDEQYVAEWTALLERRIESLR, encoded by the coding sequence ATGCGCCTGTTCAGCGAGCAGGGCTACCAAGAAACCAGCGTCGCCCAAATTGAAGCCGCCGCTGGCCTGGCACCGGGATCAGGTGCGCTGTACAACCACTTCAAATCCAAGGAAGCCCTTCTCGAAGCGGGCATCGACCGCCAGCTCGACCGCCGCAACGCCCTGCGTGACATCCGCGCCCTGTTCGCCGGGCTCGGCGACTTGCGAAGTGAACTGACGATGCTGGGGCGATACATGCTCGCCGTGCTCGACGAGGAAACACAACTGCTACAAATCGCCTCCCGCGTTCCGTCGAATCGCTCTAAAGCCCGACTCACCGATGCCTACGCCGCGCTGTTCGACGGGCTCTACGCCGAACTGTCCAACTGGGTGCAGAGCTGGGTCCCGGCAGTCGACAAGCAGGGTGCGGCAACCGTCGCCGCGGTCGCGGTCAACGCACTGCTCGGTAAACGCGCGACGCGCACCCTATTCGGCGCTACCGCAACAGATCTGCCCGACGAGCAATACGTCGCCGAATGGACAGCCCTGCTGGAGCGTCGGATCGAATCACTGCGCTAG
- a CDS encoding alpha/beta fold hydrolase — MGHSYGGWLATHTAARAPRRLATVTLVDPANTVARLSARFWRNLALLLARPHSVRARRAATWVTGHPAPGSSVDMLAGLFVAGFAAFAPPLRTPLLLFPRDRLLRSVHLPVQVLLAGNTVHDSAKGLQRMQSVVPAWRYRLWPDASHALPAEAPDEVNACIRQFAIEHRYRA; from the coding sequence GTGGGGCATTCGTATGGGGGTTGGCTAGCCACACATACAGCGGCGCGGGCGCCCCGTCGGTTGGCGACGGTCACACTGGTTGATCCGGCCAACACGGTGGCTCGACTCTCTGCAAGGTTCTGGCGAAATCTTGCGCTGCTGTTGGCGCGCCCGCATTCCGTACGAGCTCGACGCGCCGCCACGTGGGTGACGGGTCACCCCGCACCAGGCAGTTCCGTCGATATGCTTGCCGGCCTGTTTGTGGCCGGATTCGCTGCCTTCGCGCCGCCCTTGCGCACGCCGTTACTGCTTTTCCCTCGTGATCGTCTGCTGCGTTCAGTGCATCTTCCGGTCCAAGTTCTTCTGGCGGGCAACACTGTTCACGATTCAGCGAAGGGGCTTCAGCGGATGCAGTCGGTGGTGCCCGCATGGCGATATCGCCTATGGCCTGACGCCTCACACGCGTTGCCGGCCGAGGCTCCTGACGAGGTGAATGCTTGTATCCGTCAGTTCGCGATTGAACACCGTTACCGTGCTTAG
- a CDS encoding class I SAM-dependent methyltransferase: MPQMVSESIYAQHTQAYAMHTENGVVNAGYDRPTILELCGDLRGKRVLELGCAAGALTDQLALRAADVVAVDREPRLVSVARKRLGGRARVEVADLEQPLRVATTASKDLIVASLVLHYVEHWTPLLAEVGRILVPGGTFVFSIHHPITGWLLSDMSDYHRIEIVSETWDLGGHAVQAQMYRRPLSSVFGELRKAGFVIDAVAEPRVTDPVGDADRQVVAVLRTQPVFLFIRAVRS; this comes from the coding sequence ATGCCTCAGATGGTCTCTGAGTCCATTTACGCTCAACACACTCAGGCGTATGCGATGCATACCGAGAATGGCGTCGTCAACGCTGGCTACGATCGGCCGACCATCCTTGAGCTGTGCGGCGACCTGCGCGGCAAACGTGTGCTTGAGCTGGGCTGTGCAGCCGGGGCGCTGACTGATCAACTCGCGCTACGCGCAGCCGACGTCGTCGCCGTGGATCGCGAGCCGCGACTTGTCTCAGTGGCCAGGAAGCGACTCGGCGGTCGTGCACGCGTCGAAGTCGCCGACCTGGAGCAACCACTGCGCGTGGCAACCACCGCGAGCAAGGATCTCATCGTGGCGTCATTGGTTCTGCATTACGTCGAACATTGGACGCCACTGCTTGCCGAAGTGGGGCGGATCCTGGTGCCGGGTGGCACGTTTGTCTTCTCGATTCACCATCCGATCACGGGCTGGTTGCTCTCCGATATGAGCGACTATCATCGCATTGAAATAGTTTCTGAGACATGGGATTTGGGTGGGCATGCGGTCCAGGCTCAGATGTATCGGCGGCCGCTGTCGTCAGTCTTCGGCGAACTGCGGAAGGCGGGGTTTGTGATCGATGCTGTGGCCGAGCCGCGAGTAACTGATCCGGTGGGCGATGCCGATAGGCAAGTCGTCGCTGTACTGCGAACCCAACCCGTATTTTTGTTCATACGCGCAGTCCGGAGCTAA